In Synechococcus sp. PCC 6312, one genomic interval encodes:
- a CDS encoding serine/threonine-protein kinase, which yields MADTNSDANIGQILMNRYRLTELIGKGSMGRVYLAADTLLGGVPVAVKFLSQSLMNERMKVRFAQEARAGALLGQKTIHVVRVIDYGVNADEVPFYVMEYLKGENLSDMIMIEPLPIPRFIRLMRHICLGLQVAHEGVMLEGKNCPIIHRDIKPSNALVVPDASMGELAKVLDFGIAKFLSDNLGSSQTQSFMGTLAYCSPEQIEGRELDGRSDIYSLGITMYEMLTGKMPLQAESHSIGSWFKAHHFQQPIPLGMAAPDLVIPKELNELIMACMAKSREERPQRVADMIAVLEFLEERYGFNRTSNPENLSVPTPLPTAPSMPQAALQSVEETAWQAQWPTDKPRAEIVFASTIHAQRESAATVWVMLPRNEIDRRMLNTRYNQFLFTMSPHPMMLWITALYDPEQGARWLPCYLDLKIPRNQEVALLLASNGYYPLLFFALEDPEHCTNVITLTIATFQRQLLRDWVQTSKSLPSAAPPSVSRNLLKTELEKCKPQILEKLQQTRRNVFG from the coding sequence ATGGCCGACACCAACTCCGATGCCAATATTGGGCAGATATTAATGAACCGATATCGCCTGACAGAACTCATTGGCAAGGGGTCAATGGGGCGGGTGTATTTGGCCGCCGATACCTTGTTGGGGGGAGTTCCTGTTGCCGTTAAGTTCCTTTCCCAATCCTTAATGAATGAGCGGATGAAGGTGAGGTTTGCTCAAGAGGCACGGGCGGGAGCGTTGCTCGGCCAAAAAACAATTCACGTGGTTCGGGTGATTGACTACGGGGTTAATGCAGATGAAGTCCCTTTTTATGTCATGGAATATCTGAAAGGGGAAAATCTGAGTGACATGATCATGATCGAACCTCTGCCGATCCCCAGATTCATCCGGTTGATGCGACATATCTGCTTGGGCTTACAGGTGGCCCATGAGGGGGTGATGCTGGAGGGAAAAAACTGTCCCATTATTCATCGGGATATTAAACCCAGTAATGCTTTAGTTGTGCCTGATGCCAGCATGGGAGAACTCGCCAAGGTTTTAGATTTTGGTATTGCTAAGTTTCTCAGTGATAATCTCGGCAGCAGTCAAACCCAATCCTTTATGGGGACATTGGCCTATTGTTCGCCAGAGCAAATTGAAGGGCGGGAGCTGGATGGTCGCTCGGACATTTACAGTTTGGGCATCACCATGTACGAAATGCTCACGGGCAAAATGCCCCTCCAGGCCGAGAGTCACTCCATTGGCAGTTGGTTTAAGGCCCATCACTTTCAACAACCTATTCCCCTAGGGATGGCCGCCCCGGACTTAGTAATCCCTAAAGAACTGAATGAACTGATTATGGCCTGTATGGCTAAGTCTCGGGAAGAACGCCCGCAGCGGGTGGCAGATATGATCGCTGTTTTGGAGTTTCTAGAGGAACGCTATGGCTTCAATCGCACGTCCAACCCGGAAAATCTCTCTGTTCCCACTCCCCTACCCACTGCCCCATCCATGCCCCAAGCCGCCCTCCAGTCAGTGGAAGAAACGGCCTGGCAGGCCCAATGGCCGACTGATAAACCCCGGGCCGAAATTGTTTTTGCCAGTACTATCCATGCCCAACGGGAATCGGCCGCAACGGTATGGGTCATGCTACCCCGAAATGAAATTGACCGCCGGATGTTAAATACCCGCTACAACCAGTTTTTGTTCACCATGTCCCCCCATCCGATGATGCTCTGGATTACGGCCCTCTATGACCCGGAACAAGGGGCCCGCTGGCTACCCTGCTACCTAGACCTGAAGATTCCCCGCAATCAAGAAGTGGCGCTGTTGTTGGCCTCTAATGGCTATTATCCCCTCCTGTTTTTTGCCCTCGAAGACCCAGAGCATTGCACCAACGTCATTACCCTCACCATTGCCACCTTTCAACGTCAACTCTTGCGCGACTGGGTTCAAACCAGTAAATCCCTCCCCTCTGCTGCGCCCCCCAGTGTCAGCCGCAACCTACTGAAAACGGAATTAGAAAAGTGCAAGCCACAAATCCTGGAAAAGCTCCAACAGACCCGCCGGAATGTCTTTGGCTAA
- a CDS encoding cytochrome c: MSHFSLLVKPIWQPWLFWGGLTLLLALGISLTLWQLPMAEPYVRSVMVLSGNIDQGEQIFLLNCASCHGVAGIGQVGPSLVNVASRRSQAGIIHQITSGRTPPMPKFQATPQEMADLLSYLNTL, from the coding sequence TTGAGTCATTTTTCTCTACTGGTTAAACCAATTTGGCAGCCATGGCTGTTTTGGGGAGGGCTGACCTTACTCTTGGCTCTGGGTATTAGTCTGACACTGTGGCAATTACCGATGGCTGAACCCTATGTCCGCTCGGTCATGGTTTTGTCGGGAAATATTGACCAGGGAGAACAAATATTCCTGCTCAATTGTGCCAGTTGTCATGGGGTGGCGGGGATTGGGCAGGTGGGGCCAAGTTTGGTAAATGTGGCCAGTCGCCGTTCCCAGGCCGGGATTATTCATCAAATTACCAGTGGTCGCACCCCGCCCATGCCCAAATTTCAGGCCACGCCCCAGGAAATGGCAGATCTGCTGAGTTATTTGAATACCCTTTAG
- the plsY gene encoding glycerol-3-phosphate 1-O-acyltransferase PlsY produces MNSSPIAWIVGLGLVSYLLGSIPTGYLLGKWLKGIDIRDCGSGSTGATNVLRNLGWPAGLTVLIVDIGKGAVAIGVGRWFQTGWGSDLDGLAQAGVFILLGLLAVIGHSQPVWLRFNGGKSVATSLGVLLALNWPTGLTTLAVFLVVLGLSRIVSLGSMIAALSLPIWFWVFGQPAPYIGLGVGMGLFVIWRHQSNIQRLWQGTEPKLGQSVPSPQTDLEQVPH; encoded by the coding sequence ATGAATAGTAGCCCAATCGCCTGGATTGTTGGCCTGGGTCTGGTCAGCTATCTTCTCGGATCCATTCCCACCGGATACTTACTGGGAAAATGGCTCAAAGGGATTGATATTCGCGACTGTGGGTCGGGTTCGACTGGGGCCACCAATGTATTACGGAATTTGGGCTGGCCAGCGGGGTTAACGGTGCTGATTGTGGATATTGGCAAGGGAGCGGTCGCAATTGGGGTGGGTCGTTGGTTCCAAACTGGCTGGGGAAGTGACTTGGATGGGTTAGCCCAGGCCGGGGTGTTTATCCTTTTGGGGTTACTGGCGGTGATCGGCCATAGTCAGCCGGTTTGGTTGCGATTCAACGGCGGCAAATCCGTAGCCACGAGTTTAGGGGTCTTACTGGCGCTCAATTGGCCGACGGGGTTAACCACTTTGGCCGTCTTTTTGGTGGTTTTGGGTCTGAGTCGGATTGTCTCCCTGGGATCGATGATTGCCGCCCTTTCCCTCCCGATTTGGTTTTGGGTCTTTGGTCAGCCTGCTCCTTACATTGGCCTGGGGGTCGGCATGGGCCTGTTTGTCATTTGGCGGCATCAGAGCAATATTCAGCGTCTCTGGCAGGGAACGGAGCCAAAACTGGGACAATCGGTTCCATCCCCGCAAACAGATTTGGAGCAAGTCCCGCATTAG